GCCGTTCAGGACTATCCGGTACGGTTTCAGCGCGGCCACGCCTTCCCGGTGCAGATCTTCGTCGGTCAGGACGTCGTAGTCGTATTTCATCGCGTCCAGCCAGGCGACGATCGACAGGTCGGCCGGAAACTGCCACGTGGCGCCGAGCCCCGGCGCGCGATATTTCGGCCTGAAGTTGATGATCGGACGGCGGTAGGAGGAGTAGCAGACGCCTGCGCCGTCGTTGTGCTGGTCGTAAGTGGAGAGACCGAACTCGACGTCGTTCTTGTAGACCTCGACATCGACCTCCTGGAAGATCGGCGTCTCGGCCGTAATCGCTTGCAGCGACGCCGCGTCGAATGCGGTGCCGATATTGGCGTATGCAAGATAGCTCGCTGTCGGGATCAGCAGGCAGATAGCCGCCCTCGGTGCGTTGCTGGGACGGACGAAGAACGGTGTGTACTCCTCGGCATCGCCCGCCGTGAGCTTGATGGCGTAGACGCCGCTCTTGAGCTGATCCGGAATGGTCAGCGTCAGCGTCGGCTCCCAATGGCAATCGATGAGCGCGTCGGCGTGCAGCTCGATGCCGCCATATTCTCCGGGCGCAAGCCGAAAGCTGTCGTTGCGGCCGGACCAGTTCCAACCGGTCAGGCCACGCACCGGTCGATTGTTGCCCTCGGCGTGCAGCTGATGGGGGCCGGTGTCCACCACCGTGTCACCGATCCCGTGCTCGGAATAGCCCGCGGACGTGTCCCAGTCGGCGAGCACGCCCGCGGGATCAGGCCGGGCCCCGCGGCGGACCGCATCGAGCGCCGGGCGATCCAGTGCCACCCCCTGGACGCCGCAGCGATCGATCTTGCCATTGTAGCATTGGCTGAAGAACGTGCCGCGTGTCTGGTTGCGTTCGGTCGCAGCGCCGATGACAAAGCCGATTTCCTCAGGCATCGTGGGGCGCACGCGCAGCGTCTCACGCACATGCGACTGATAGTCGTACGGCACGACCTTGGAGAGCAGGCTGTTGTAGCGATTGATCACCGCTTCCTGATAGAGGGTCGCGACACCACTAGCCGGATCGTAGCTCGCCGCGACGAAATACCAGAGGCGCGGAATGAGCTCGACCTCCGCTGCAACCGCATCGGCGCCAGTCCCGTCGCCGACCCAGAATTCGAGGCGTCCCGAGGGATTGATACCAAGTGTGAATCCGCTGGTGGCATCAACCGACCACCGCCCGAGGAGAACCTGTCGGCCCGCACCCGGCAGAGTAGGGAAGATGTAGGCGTGGAGCGTGAACGGTCCGGTCGGGGCAAGTCTGCCTTGCGGATCGGCGACACGCAGAAAATTACCCTTCTGGATGTACTGTTTGCGTGCCGGCCATTCGCGTTCTATCGGCGAGGCGACCGGTCGCTCGACGAAACCGGGGCCGTCCGGGTGCTCGTCGCCGTGGATCAGTTGCACAAGTTGCGCGCGCACGCTGTCGGTGGCATCCGTGCTGGCCATCACGCGCAGCGTATCGCCGGGTCTGACAGAGAGCTTATCGGTGTAGGCGGAAATGCGGATATGGGCCATCGCCTGCGTTCCTCCGCTGCTTTCACGAATCCATGAGATCTTGCACCCGCTTGAGAAAGACGCCATGCAACGCGTCGTGCTGGCTGGTGAACACCTGGTCGTCGACGGCGCGTGGCGGCACGCCCCGCCGGCCGGAGAGCGCCACGATGCGGTACTCCGCGAAGGGCTTGACCGCGAGGATGGCATACTTGTCGGTGACCGCGGCACTGCGGAAATAGGTCAGCACGCGCTCCAATGCGTCGCTACGCCGCTGGCCGAAGGTGTCACGATGTTCCTTGATCAAGTCCTGGGTGATCAAGTTCTTGAGCTCGGCCCGCAACCGTGCTTCGAACCGCCGGACAAAGATCGCCTGCTTGTCGGCAATCTCGATT
The genomic region above belongs to Rhizobiales bacterium GAS188 and contains:
- a CDS encoding N,N-dimethylformamidase yields the protein MAHIRISAYTDKLSVRPGDTLRVMASTDATDSVRAQLVQLIHGDEHPDGPGFVERPVASPIEREWPARKQYIQKGNFLRVADPQGRLAPTGPFTLHAYIFPTLPGAGRQVLLGRWSVDATSGFTLGINPSGRLEFWVGDGTGADAVAAEVELIPRLWYFVAASYDPASGVATLYQEAVINRYNSLLSKVVPYDYQSHVRETLRVRPTMPEEIGFVIGAATERNQTRGTFFSQCYNGKIDRCGVQGVALDRPALDAVRRGARPDPAGVLADWDTSAGYSEHGIGDTVVDTGPHQLHAEGNNRPVRGLTGWNWSGRNDSFRLAPGEYGGIELHADALIDCHWEPTLTLTIPDQLKSGVYAIKLTAGDAEEYTPFFVRPSNAPRAAICLLIPTASYLAYANIGTAFDAASLQAITAETPIFQEVDVEVYKNDVEFGLSTYDQHNDGAGVCYSSYRRPIINFRPKYRAPGLGATWQFPADLSIVAWLDAMKYDYDVLTDEDLHREGVAALKPYRIVLNGTHNEYYSEQMMDATEDYLATGGRLLNLGANSHYWCVGFRDEEPWVMEVRKLEAGSRAWQARPGEQYLASTGERSGLWRHRGRPPQKLIGVGFTSEGMDQSVPYRRMPDSYHRSVAWIFEGVESDFFGSEGLGLGGAAGIEIDRYDLALGTPPHARILASSEPFTDNYPLVQEEIFFMTPGLGGTQNPLVRADLVYFTTPNHGAVFATGSIAWGSALPCRNFDNPISRLTKNVVDAFLNYGPLPGASYDRGESAFR